Genomic window (Megamonas funiformis):
AAGGCGTAATGATGTTCTTCGCTATCTTAATCGTCCCTATTGCTGCTGCTTTCACATTAGGGGGATTTGGTGATACATATACTGCTATCAGCATCACTAATCCAGAATTTTTCAATCCATTCACTAAATCAGATGGTTCTTATACTACAGTATTAGAATTGATTTCTCTACTTGCTTGGGGTCTTGGTTATTTTGGTCAACCTCATATCTTAGTGCGTTTCATGGCTATCACTTCTTCTAGTGAATTGAAAAAAGCCACTCGCATTGCTATGACTTGGGTAGTAATCTCTCTTACTGCTGCTGTATGTGTAGGTATGGTTGGTAGCGTATACTTAACAACTCCACTCAACGGCACTAATTCTGAAACAGTATTCCTCGTTATGACTGACCATTTATTTAGTCCTTTCTGGGCTGGTATCGTGCTTTCTGCTGTACTTGCAGCTATCATGAGTACAGCTTCCGCTCAATTATTAGTAGGTGCTTCCGCTGTAGCTCAAGACTTATATAAACAATTCATTCATAAAGATATCAATCCTCGTGAATTAGTACTTGTTACTCGCTTATCTGTAATCGGTATCGCCTTAATAGCTATCGCTCTTGGTCTTGACCCTAATAACTCCATTTTAAATATCGTTGCTTACGCTTGGGCAGGATTTGGTGCTACTTTCGGCCCTGCTTTATTATTCTCTCTCTTCTGGCGTCGCACTACAAGAAATGGTATCTTAGCAGGTATGATTGTCGGCGGTATCACTGTTCTTGTTTGGAAACAAATCACCTTATTAGATATCGCAACTGTATATCCAATCTTACAACTCTATGAAATCGTTCCAGGCTTTATCCTATCCTCTTTAGCTATCATTATCGGTAGTAAACTTGATAAAGCACCATCTAAAGAAATCACAGATATCTTTGACTCTGTAAAACACAGCAATATTTAATTATTTGTTCATTTCTTTAATGTCATAGAGATGTTCATTTCTTTGATGGCAAAGAAACGAACCAAAGAAACCACCCGCTCACGCACTTTTTACTTTGGCAAAGATAAAAATATGTCAACAACGTTCTAAACTCGCTTCGCTCAAACAGTAGAACTAACACCGTAGTCCTATTTTTATCTTTACCAATAGCCTATGGCTACCGTAAAAAATACTAAAATGCGGGAAATATTTGGTATTATATT
Coding sequences:
- the putP gene encoding sodium/proline symporter PutP, which codes for MSDNISIIVAFLLYLLFMMAIGVYFYYRTHNMSDYILGGRKLGAWVTSMSAEASDMSGWMLMGLPGFAYLAGLNAGWIAVGLALGTWANWQFIARRLRKYTELANNSLTLPDFLQNRYHDKSPLIRVVMAIFILIFFIIYTSSGFVAGGKLFNTIFGIPYEYALCLGAFVIVFYTFVGGFLAVCWTDFIQGVMMFFAILIVPIAAAFTLGGFGDTYTAISITNPEFFNPFTKSDGSYTTVLELISLLAWGLGYFGQPHILVRFMAITSSSELKKATRIAMTWVVISLTAAVCVGMVGSVYLTTPLNGTNSETVFLVMTDHLFSPFWAGIVLSAVLAAIMSTASAQLLVGASAVAQDLYKQFIHKDINPRELVLVTRLSVIGIALIAIALGLDPNNSILNIVAYAWAGFGATFGPALLFSLFWRRTTRNGILAGMIVGGITVLVWKQITLLDIATVYPILQLYEIVPGFILSSLAIIIGSKLDKAPSKEITDIFDSVKHSNI